One genomic segment of Nitrosopumilus sp. includes these proteins:
- a CDS encoding restriction endonuclease subunit S, with amino-acid sequence MKKPKPGYKFVEGLFGKKEEIPEDWDWQRIGENSILKGRIGWQGLTTAEYRDEGEFYLVTGTDFKNGRIDWENCVYIDKERYDQDTNIQLKKGDVLVTKDGTIGKIAFIDKIPIPSTLNTGVFVIRPLNKKYHSLFLFYILYSNYFTIFLNRLKGGSTINHLYQKDFVNFHFPIPPIKEQEKITNILSNIDSLIDIQKKIIGVNLKFPNLQNEKSLEMIKVGLMQKLLTGQIRVKV; translated from the coding sequence TTGAAAAAACCAAAACCCGGATACAAGTTTGTAGAAGGTCTTTTCGGAAAAAAAGAGGAAATTCCTGAAGATTGGGATTGGCAAAGAATTGGAGAAAATTCAATTCTTAAAGGTAGAATAGGATGGCAGGGGTTAACAACAGCTGAATATCGTGATGAAGGAGAGTTTTATCTTGTTACTGGAACTGATTTTAAAAATGGAAGAATAGATTGGGAAAATTGCGTATATATTGATAAGGAAAGATATGATCAAGACACAAATATTCAATTGAAAAAAGGAGACGTCTTAGTCACTAAAGATGGAACAATAGGGAAGATTGCATTCATAGATAAGATTCCTATCCCATCAACGTTAAACACAGGAGTATTTGTCATTCGTCCATTAAATAAAAAATACCATTCATTATTTTTATTTTACATTCTTTATTCAAACTATTTTACAATATTTTTGAATAGATTAAAAGGAGGATCCACAATTAACCATCTTTATCAAAAAGATTTTGTAAATTTTCATTTTCCAATACCTCCCATTAAAGAACAAGAAAAAATTACAAATATTTTATCAAATATTGATTCATTAATAGATATTCAGAAAAAAATCATAGGAGTTAATTTAAAATTCCCAAACTTACAAAATGAAAAAAGTTTAGAAATGATAAAAGTGGGATTAATGCAAAAACTCCTAACGGGCCAAATTAGAGTCAAAGTTTAG